A stretch of Arthrobacter sunyaminii DNA encodes these proteins:
- a CDS encoding acyl carrier protein, translating to MASNEEILAGLAEIVNEETGLAPESVELDKSFTDDLDIDSISMMTIVVNAEEKFGVRIPDEEVKNLKTVGDAVDFISKAQA from the coding sequence ATGGCTAGCAACGAAGAAATCCTGGCCGGCCTCGCCGAGATCGTCAACGAGGAAACCGGTCTGGCCCCCGAGTCCGTCGAACTGGACAAGTCCTTCACCGATGATCTGGACATCGACTCCATCTCGATGATGACGATCGTCGTCAACGCCGAAGAGAAGTTCGGCGTGCGCATCCCGGACGAAGAGGTCAAGAACCTGAAGACCGTCGGCGACGCCGTGGACTTCATTTCCAAAGCCCAGGCGTAA
- a CDS encoding FadR/GntR family transcriptional regulator, with the protein MSGSGDGNGFVRVSKPRLYERLVEQLLGYIASAGLGPGDLLPAERDLAERMGVSRATLAQSLVALEVLGVIDVQHGTGAVLMYRPSVASVLRELREHRDRMPEIVEARSTLEVKLAELAAERRTTEDLAAIDLALESMAAEIADGSRGTAGDEQFHQAVAAAAHSSILASMMTFISELVRETRLASLGQPGRPEQSLQSHRAIADAIQTSDPAAAARAMQAHIDLVSKTGI; encoded by the coding sequence ATGTCAGGCAGCGGTGATGGCAACGGATTTGTTCGTGTTTCCAAGCCCCGTTTGTATGAGCGGCTGGTGGAACAGCTTCTGGGTTATATTGCGTCAGCCGGCCTGGGGCCGGGGGACTTGCTGCCGGCGGAGCGGGATCTGGCGGAGCGCATGGGGGTTTCCCGGGCCACGCTGGCACAGTCGCTGGTCGCTCTTGAAGTCCTGGGGGTGATTGACGTGCAGCACGGAACCGGGGCGGTGCTGATGTATCGGCCGAGTGTTGCGTCGGTGCTGCGCGAACTGCGCGAGCACCGCGACCGGATGCCGGAAATCGTCGAAGCCCGCAGCACCTTGGAAGTAAAGCTGGCCGAACTTGCGGCGGAGCGCCGCACAACTGAGGACCTGGCGGCCATCGACCTGGCGCTGGAATCAATGGCTGCGGAGATTGCCGACGGCAGCCGGGGAACTGCCGGAGACGAGCAGTTTCACCAAGCCGTGGCCGCTGCTGCCCATTCCTCCATCCTGGCGTCCATGATGACGTTCATTTCGGAGTTGGTCCGGGAGACCCGGCTGGCATCCCTCGGGCAGCCGGGACGCCCGGAGCAGTCCTTGCAGTCTCACCGAGCCATTGCTGACGCCATCCAAACGTCTGATCCCGCGGCGGCGGCGCGTGCCATGCAGGCACACATCGATCTGGTGTCCAAGACCGGGATCTGA
- a CDS encoding SLC13 family permease → MSAPLLSILILVAMFLLATVLPLNMGALAFVGAFLLGFVFLDMSTDEILANFPGALFLTIVGVTYLFAIAQNNGTIDLLVRGAVKLVGNRVALIPWIMFAITAIITAVGALSPAAVAIVAPIALGFAAKHKINPLMMGMMVIHGAQAGGFSPIAVYGVTVNGIIGETDLESSPLAVFLASLLFNTFIALILFFVLGGSKLRSGKVGGFVEEVAQARMNLSTAGRADVAFKGFGSDIYGPRDPAGDGLTATKSRTELFPQIVTIAGLVALAVIALGFKVDVGFVSITIAVILALVSPQAQKGAINKISWTTVLLICGMLTFVGVLQEAGTVEYVSDGVVGLGMPLLAALLICYIGAVVSAFASSTAILAALIPLAVPFLASGEIGAVGLICALAVSSTIVDVSPFSTNGALVLANAPEGMDKDRFYKQILSYSGIVVVVGPLVAWLIMVVPGWL, encoded by the coding sequence ATGTCCGCTCCACTCCTTTCCATCCTGATACTGGTGGCCATGTTCCTTTTGGCAACAGTGCTGCCGCTGAACATGGGGGCGCTTGCCTTCGTTGGCGCCTTCCTTCTGGGCTTTGTCTTCCTCGATATGAGCACCGACGAGATTCTCGCTAATTTTCCCGGCGCGCTCTTCCTGACCATCGTCGGCGTGACATACCTCTTCGCGATAGCTCAAAACAACGGAACCATTGACCTGCTGGTCCGGGGCGCTGTGAAGCTTGTCGGGAACCGGGTGGCGCTCATTCCCTGGATCATGTTTGCCATCACCGCCATCATCACCGCCGTCGGCGCACTCTCTCCCGCCGCCGTCGCCATCGTGGCCCCGATTGCCCTGGGTTTTGCGGCCAAACACAAGATCAATCCGCTGATGATGGGCATGATGGTGATCCACGGCGCGCAGGCAGGCGGATTCTCGCCGATTGCCGTCTACGGAGTCACGGTCAACGGCATCATCGGTGAAACCGATCTGGAATCCAGCCCCCTGGCCGTATTCCTGGCCAGCCTGCTCTTCAATACCTTCATTGCCCTGATTCTGTTCTTTGTTCTGGGCGGCAGCAAACTTCGCAGCGGCAAGGTGGGCGGCTTCGTGGAGGAAGTTGCCCAGGCACGGATGAACCTCAGCACCGCAGGCCGCGCCGACGTCGCCTTCAAGGGATTCGGCTCCGACATCTATGGTCCGCGCGACCCTGCCGGAGACGGTCTTACCGCCACAAAATCCCGCACCGAACTGTTTCCGCAGATTGTGACGATCGCCGGTTTGGTCGCCCTTGCCGTCATCGCCCTCGGATTCAAGGTTGATGTTGGCTTTGTCTCCATCACCATCGCCGTGATCCTGGCGTTGGTTTCCCCGCAGGCGCAAAAGGGCGCCATCAACAAGATCAGCTGGACCACGGTCCTGCTGATCTGCGGCATGCTCACCTTTGTCGGTGTGCTCCAGGAAGCAGGCACCGTTGAGTACGTGTCCGACGGCGTCGTCGGACTTGGTATGCCCCTGCTGGCTGCGCTGCTCATCTGCTACATCGGCGCCGTTGTCTCTGCCTTCGCTTCCTCCACCGCCATCCTCGCGGCCCTGATTCCGCTGGCCGTTCCCTTCCTCGCTTCCGGAGAGATCGGCGCCGTTGGACTCATCTGTGCACTGGCCGTTTCATCCACGATCGTTGACGTCTCACCGTTCTCCACAAACGGTGCGCTGGTCCTCGCGAATGCTCCCGAGGGCATGGACAAGGACCGTTTCTACAAGCAGATCCTCAGCTACAGCGGAATCGTTGTTGTCGTTGGACCGCTGGTGGCCTGGCTGATCATGGTGGTTCCAGGCTGGCTCTAA
- the fabF gene encoding beta-ketoacyl-ACP synthase II codes for MARKVVITGLGATTPIGGDVPTMWKNALKGVPGARTLEDDWVAQYSLPVTFAARVSTPATDILSRVEAKRMDPSTQFAVVSAREAWADSGIEDVDHDRLAVSFATGIGGVWTLLDAWDTLREKGPRRVLPMTVPMLMPNGPAAAVSLDLGARAGAHTPVSACASGTEALHQGLELIRSGKADVVVCGGAEAAIHPMPMAAFASMQALSKRNDDPERASRPYDKDRDGFVMGEGAGALVLEAEEHALARGARIYAELAGTAVTADAYHITAPDPEGLGATRALKAALYDARAQAEDVVHVNAHATSTPVGDKPEYTALKAALGSHVDNVAVSATKSQTGHLLGASGAVEAVMTAMAVYDRQAPATINLDNQDPEIPLDVVTSARTLPGGDIVVLSNSFGFGGHNAVIALRSY; via the coding sequence ATGGCCCGCAAAGTAGTCATCACCGGCCTGGGCGCCACTACGCCCATCGGCGGAGATGTTCCCACCATGTGGAAGAACGCCCTCAAAGGTGTCCCCGGCGCCCGTACCCTCGAGGACGATTGGGTAGCCCAGTACAGCCTTCCCGTAACCTTCGCCGCGCGTGTTTCCACCCCGGCCACTGACATCCTCTCCCGCGTTGAAGCCAAGCGCATGGACCCGTCCACCCAGTTTGCCGTGGTGTCTGCCCGGGAAGCATGGGCCGACTCCGGGATCGAGGACGTAGACCATGACCGCCTCGCGGTCTCCTTTGCCACGGGCATCGGCGGCGTGTGGACCCTGCTCGATGCCTGGGACACCCTCCGCGAAAAGGGCCCCCGCCGGGTCCTCCCCATGACCGTTCCCATGCTGATGCCCAACGGCCCCGCCGCCGCCGTCAGCTTAGACCTGGGTGCCCGCGCCGGCGCCCATACCCCGGTGTCTGCCTGCGCCTCCGGCACTGAAGCCCTGCACCAGGGACTGGAACTGATCCGCTCAGGCAAGGCCGACGTCGTTGTCTGCGGCGGTGCCGAAGCTGCCATCCACCCCATGCCGATGGCGGCGTTCGCCTCGATGCAGGCCCTTTCCAAGCGCAATGATGATCCGGAACGCGCATCCCGCCCGTATGACAAGGACCGCGACGGTTTTGTCATGGGCGAGGGCGCCGGCGCGCTGGTACTGGAAGCCGAGGAACACGCCCTGGCCCGCGGCGCCCGGATCTATGCCGAGCTTGCCGGCACGGCCGTCACCGCCGACGCTTACCACATCACCGCTCCCGACCCCGAGGGCCTGGGCGCCACCCGCGCCCTGAAAGCGGCTCTCTACGACGCGCGGGCACAGGCCGAGGACGTAGTCCATGTCAACGCGCACGCCACCTCCACACCGGTGGGTGACAAGCCTGAGTACACGGCGCTGAAGGCCGCACTGGGGTCCCACGTGGACAACGTTGCGGTGTCCGCAACCAAGTCACAGACAGGCCACCTGCTGGGCGCGTCCGGCGCCGTGGAAGCGGTCATGACCGCGATGGCCGTTTATGACCGCCAGGCACCGGCCACCATCAACCTTGATAACCAGGATCCGGAGATCCCGCTCGACGTCGTCACGTCGGCCCGGACCCTGCCCGGCGGCGACATTGTGGTCCTGAGCAATTCGTTTGGTTTCGGCGGGCATAACGCCGTTATCGCCCTGCGCAGCTACTGA
- a CDS encoding carboxyl transferase domain-containing protein has product MSVQTRPRRLNARGLLDLVVDPGTYVSWDAPVTYTEHSKAYETDLAAAREKTGEDESVLTGEGLVHGRRVALVVCEFGFLGGSIGVAAADRLTDAVERATREGLPLLAGPASGGTRMQEGTLAFLSMVKITAAVRRHKEAGLPYLVYLRHPTTGGVMASWGSLGHITVAEPGALLGFLGPRVYESLYGEPFPEGVQTAENLQARGLVDAVLPPEELAPTIHRALSMLLPGPVDPLPEPASLSASPAEVPAWESITISRNRQRPGVRQLLHFAAADVLPLNGTGQGEKDPGLLLALARFGETSCVVLGQDRQRGSKQPALGPASLREARRGMRLAEELNLPLLTVIDTGGAALSKEAEEGGLAGEIARCLNDLVGLNCPTVSVLLGQGAGGGALALLPADRTVAAQHAWLSSLPPEGASAIVYRDTEHGAQMAQEQGVTVSALAAHGIVDHIVPEEPDAAAEAPAFCRRMGQAVEYELASLRTVPSAARLEQRTARFRRLGSAG; this is encoded by the coding sequence ATGAGTGTCCAAACACGGCCCCGGCGTCTTAATGCCCGCGGCCTGCTGGATCTCGTGGTTGATCCCGGAACGTACGTCTCCTGGGACGCCCCGGTGACCTACACCGAGCACAGCAAGGCCTATGAGACAGACCTCGCCGCTGCGAGGGAGAAAACGGGGGAAGACGAGTCCGTGCTGACCGGAGAGGGGCTCGTGCACGGACGGCGGGTGGCTTTGGTTGTTTGTGAATTTGGTTTCCTCGGCGGATCCATTGGCGTTGCCGCGGCAGATCGCCTGACCGACGCCGTGGAACGCGCCACCCGGGAAGGACTGCCGCTGCTGGCTGGTCCGGCGTCCGGCGGTACCCGGATGCAAGAGGGCACTCTGGCTTTCCTCTCCATGGTGAAAATCACTGCAGCTGTCCGCCGGCACAAGGAAGCGGGCCTGCCCTACCTTGTGTACCTGCGTCATCCCACCACCGGCGGCGTCATGGCGTCCTGGGGTTCGCTGGGGCACATCACCGTAGCCGAGCCGGGTGCACTGCTGGGATTCCTCGGCCCGCGGGTTTACGAATCCCTGTATGGAGAGCCGTTTCCGGAAGGGGTTCAGACGGCGGAAAACCTGCAGGCCCGAGGCCTGGTGGATGCGGTGCTTCCGCCCGAGGAACTCGCACCCACCATCCACCGTGCCCTGTCCATGCTGCTCCCGGGACCCGTTGACCCCCTGCCGGAGCCGGCATCCCTGAGCGCGTCCCCCGCAGAGGTGCCGGCCTGGGAATCCATCACCATCTCCCGCAACCGGCAGCGGCCCGGAGTGCGCCAGCTGCTGCATTTTGCAGCCGCCGACGTCCTGCCGCTGAACGGAACCGGCCAGGGTGAAAAGGATCCGGGGCTGCTGCTGGCTCTGGCCCGTTTTGGCGAAACTTCCTGTGTGGTGCTGGGCCAGGACCGCCAGCGCGGTTCCAAGCAGCCGGCGCTGGGGCCGGCGTCCCTGCGGGAGGCGCGCCGGGGCATGCGTCTGGCCGAGGAGCTGAACCTTCCCCTGTTGACGGTTATCGACACCGGCGGGGCCGCCCTTTCCAAGGAAGCCGAGGAGGGCGGGCTCGCCGGGGAAATCGCCCGCTGCCTGAATGACCTGGTCGGGTTGAACTGTCCCACCGTGTCTGTGCTGCTTGGACAGGGCGCCGGAGGCGGAGCGTTGGCGCTGCTGCCCGCAGACCGTACGGTGGCCGCGCAGCACGCGTGGCTGTCATCTCTCCCGCCGGAGGGGGCGAGCGCCATTGTCTACCGTGATACTGAACACGGGGCACAAATGGCACAGGAACAGGGCGTGACGGTCTCCGCCCTGGCGGCTCACGGCATCGTGGACCACATCGTTCCGGAGGAGCCTGACGCCGCCGCAGAAGCACCGGCTTTCTGCCGGAGGATGGGCCAGGCCGTGGAATACGAGCTTGCATCCCTGCGGACGGTGCCGTCCGCGGCACGGCTCGAGCAGCGCACAGCCCGGTTCCGCAGGCTCGGATCGGCAGGGTGA
- a CDS encoding ACP S-malonyltransferase, with protein sequence MLAIVCPGQGSQTPGFLSPWLELPGVREHLESLSAIAGLDLIAHGTVSDEETIKDTAVAQPLIVAAGLMAARLLVEPKALTASTVVAGHSVGEITASALAGALTEPDALIFVRERANAMARAAAETPTGMSAVLGGDPEEVAAALAAAGLTAANANGGGQTVAAGTLEQLAAFAAAPPAKARVIPLKVAGAFHTAHMAPAVSVLENLRPQLRPAAPLPTLLSNYDGAAVVSGEANLDSLISQVSRPVRWDLCMESMAAMGVTGMLELPPAGTLTGLARRGLKGLPTLALKSPEDLDAAREFITEHSGTAAAVAATTTGEGNA encoded by the coding sequence GTGCTCGCAATTGTCTGCCCCGGCCAGGGGTCCCAAACGCCAGGTTTCCTTTCTCCGTGGCTTGAACTGCCCGGAGTTCGGGAACACCTCGAATCCCTCAGCGCCATCGCCGGTCTGGATCTGATCGCTCACGGCACCGTCTCTGATGAGGAAACCATCAAGGACACCGCAGTAGCCCAGCCCCTGATCGTTGCCGCCGGACTGATGGCAGCGCGGCTCCTCGTGGAACCGAAGGCACTCACCGCTTCCACCGTCGTCGCGGGGCACTCCGTCGGTGAGATTACGGCTTCGGCCCTCGCCGGCGCACTGACCGAACCCGACGCCCTGATTTTCGTCCGCGAACGCGCCAATGCCATGGCCCGCGCCGCCGCGGAAACCCCCACCGGCATGAGTGCAGTGCTTGGCGGAGACCCCGAGGAAGTTGCCGCTGCACTTGCCGCGGCCGGCCTCACCGCGGCCAATGCCAACGGCGGCGGACAAACCGTGGCAGCGGGAACCCTGGAACAGCTGGCCGCTTTTGCCGCAGCACCCCCGGCCAAGGCCCGCGTCATCCCGCTGAAGGTTGCCGGCGCCTTCCACACCGCCCACATGGCCCCGGCGGTCAGCGTGCTGGAGAACCTCCGCCCGCAGCTGCGCCCGGCCGCTCCCCTGCCCACACTGCTCTCCAACTACGACGGCGCCGCCGTGGTGTCCGGCGAAGCCAACCTGGACAGCCTCATCAGCCAGGTCTCCCGTCCGGTCCGCTGGGACCTGTGCATGGAGTCCATGGCAGCCATGGGTGTCACCGGCATGCTGGAACTGCCGCCGGCAGGAACCCTTACAGGACTGGCACGCCGCGGGCTCAAGGGCCTGCCCACCCTGGCCCTGAAATCCCCCGAAGATCTCGACGCCGCCCGGGAGTTCATTACTGAACATTCAGGCACGGCCGCCGCAGTAGCAGCAACCACCACCGGAGAAGGTAACGCGTGA
- a CDS encoding HNH endonuclease: MDQLRADILADLLDGDPDARDATDSYDLERSGPASEVDPGDRDSSNPDSGDNGRRNIQAGHNGNRNRNGNGPGNGDRDRRDRDRDSGRDTKDNQARARARARTEILVLITAETLFGADEQPAELHGYGPISPEAARRLARQAAHWTPVERNSDTEEILRVGRRRKVPAGLQRWLRARDGTCRFPGCRTNAMISEIDHTKPWSHGGTTDHDNLEHLCRRHHMFKYRGFWKAHQRSPGIIEWTSPGGRTYRTDPHLTLATGLSTRPSTGLSAGPRVEATKPAATRISGWTPEGETPVDYGDDPPPF, encoded by the coding sequence GTGGACCAGTTGCGGGCGGACATTCTGGCCGACCTGCTCGACGGTGATCCTGACGCCAGGGATGCAACGGACAGTTATGACCTCGAACGAAGTGGGCCTGCCAGCGAGGTGGACCCCGGTGACAGGGACAGCAGCAACCCGGACTCTGGCGACAATGGCCGGCGGAACATCCAAGCCGGCCACAACGGCAACCGCAACCGCAACGGCAACGGCCCGGGCAACGGCGACCGGGACCGCAGGGACAGGGATAGGGACAGCGGCCGCGACACCAAGGATAACCAGGCCCGGGCACGTGCCCGGGCCCGCACCGAGATCCTGGTCCTGATCACCGCCGAGACCCTGTTCGGTGCTGACGAACAGCCTGCCGAACTGCACGGATACGGGCCGATCAGCCCCGAAGCTGCCCGTCGTTTGGCCCGGCAGGCGGCGCACTGGACTCCGGTGGAACGAAACTCGGACACTGAAGAGATTCTGCGGGTCGGGCGGCGGCGGAAAGTTCCTGCCGGGCTGCAGCGCTGGCTGCGGGCCAGGGACGGAACCTGCCGGTTCCCGGGGTGCCGGACCAACGCCATGATCTCGGAAATTGATCACACCAAACCGTGGTCCCACGGCGGGACCACCGATCACGACAACCTGGAGCATCTCTGCAGAAGACATCACATGTTCAAGTACCGGGGCTTCTGGAAAGCCCACCAACGCAGCCCGGGAATTATTGAGTGGACGTCACCGGGAGGCCGGACCTACCGGACCGATCCGCACCTCACCCTGGCCACAGGACTGAGCACGCGACCCAGCACAGGACTAAGTGCGGGACCAAGGGTGGAAGCCACGAAACCTGCTGCAACCCGAATTTCGGGCTGGACCCCTGAAGGCGAGACTCCAGTCGACTACGGCGACGATCCGCCACCCTTCTAA
- a CDS encoding CaiB/BaiF CoA transferase family protein translates to MSSTSTSRGPLDGYLVVDLSRALAGPHAGMMLADLGARVIKVETPGTGDDTRSWGPPFVGPEDDLQATYFLSCNRNKESISLDLKSDDGVAVLRDLVRRADVLVENFRPGVLDRLGFSPAQLHELNPRLVILSISGFGHDGPEATRSGYDQIVQGEAGLMSLTGSGPSDPQRVGVPIADLLSGMYGAFGLLAALLERERTGKGQVVRTSLLAAVVGVHAFQGTRHTVAGEVPAAQGNHHPSIAPYGLFSCRGGKVQISVGSEKLWETFAATFGIDTSRPEFAGNAQRVRNRPAVIEAVEEAFAEFDAEPLLEKLRAAGIPAGKVRTLDEVYEWEQVHSQGLVVDVEHPVLGKVALPGPPLRFFDAEEGTETTNRSHAAPPLLDQHGSEIRNWLAGSSEQAGGAGA, encoded by the coding sequence ATGAGCTCCACATCCACTTCCCGCGGCCCGCTGGACGGCTACCTCGTTGTTGACCTGAGCCGCGCCTTAGCCGGTCCCCACGCCGGCATGATGCTTGCGGACCTCGGCGCCCGCGTGATCAAGGTCGAGACCCCCGGCACGGGTGATGACACCCGCAGCTGGGGACCGCCGTTCGTTGGCCCGGAAGACGATTTGCAGGCCACATACTTCCTCTCCTGCAACCGCAACAAAGAGTCAATCAGTCTGGACCTCAAGTCCGACGACGGCGTGGCCGTGTTGCGGGATCTGGTCCGGCGGGCCGACGTTCTAGTGGAGAATTTCCGGCCCGGAGTGCTGGACCGGCTCGGCTTCTCCCCGGCGCAGCTGCATGAGCTCAATCCCCGGCTGGTGATCCTGTCCATCAGCGGTTTTGGACACGACGGCCCCGAGGCCACCCGCAGCGGTTACGACCAGATCGTTCAGGGAGAAGCCGGCCTCATGTCCCTGACAGGTTCAGGCCCGTCGGACCCTCAGCGTGTGGGGGTGCCGATCGCTGATCTGCTGTCCGGGATGTACGGGGCCTTCGGGCTGCTGGCTGCGCTGCTGGAACGCGAGCGCACCGGCAAGGGACAGGTGGTCCGTACATCGCTGCTTGCCGCCGTCGTCGGCGTTCATGCTTTTCAGGGCACCCGGCACACCGTTGCCGGCGAAGTCCCGGCTGCTCAGGGGAACCACCATCCCTCTATTGCGCCCTACGGCCTGTTCTCTTGCCGCGGCGGCAAGGTCCAGATCAGTGTTGGCAGCGAGAAGCTGTGGGAAACGTTCGCGGCCACGTTCGGCATCGACACCTCCCGCCCCGAATTTGCCGGCAATGCGCAGCGGGTGCGCAACCGCCCTGCGGTCATTGAGGCCGTCGAAGAAGCGTTTGCGGAATTTGATGCCGAACCGCTGCTGGAGAAGCTGCGGGCCGCAGGCATTCCGGCCGGCAAGGTGCGGACGCTGGACGAAGTCTACGAATGGGAACAGGTGCATTCGCAGGGCCTCGTGGTCGACGTCGAACATCCCGTCCTGGGCAAGGTTGCCCTGCCGGGCCCGCCGCTGCGTTTCTTCGACGCTGAGGAAGGCACCGAAACCACCAACCGCAGCCACGCCGCACCGCCCCTGCTGGACCAGCACGGAAGCGAGATCCGGAACTGGCTGGCCGGCAGCTCCGAACAGGCCGGAGGCGCGGGCGCATGA
- a CDS encoding beta-ketoacyl-ACP synthase III produces the protein MSTPTLKQSPVHQFSRIHGIGAFRPDVIVSNEDVCQWIDSSDEWIRQRTGIITRHRADKGTSVVDMAEAAGRDALQSAGIDGSQLGAVIVSTVTHPYATPSAAAEIAHLLGAAPAPAYDVSAACAGYCYGVAQADALVRSGAAEYVLVIGVEKLSDFIDNTERTISFLLGDGAGAVVVGPADSAGIGPSVWGSDGSKSTTIGMTHSMLDIRELSLAAEAAGDTVDAADVAERDTKLWPTLRQDGQSVFRWAVWEMAKVAQRALDAAGVTAEDLGAFVPHQANMRIIDEMAKQLKLPESVIIARDIADAGNTSAASIPLATHRLLQENPELSGKLSLQIGFGAGLVFGAQVIVLP, from the coding sequence GTGAGCACGCCCACCCTGAAGCAGTCCCCCGTCCACCAGTTCAGCCGGATTCACGGCATTGGTGCGTTCCGCCCCGACGTCATCGTGAGCAACGAGGACGTCTGCCAGTGGATCGACTCCTCCGATGAGTGGATCCGCCAGCGCACGGGCATCATCACCCGGCACCGTGCCGACAAGGGCACCTCCGTGGTGGACATGGCGGAAGCTGCCGGCCGCGACGCCCTGCAGAGCGCAGGAATCGACGGTTCGCAGCTTGGCGCAGTCATCGTCTCCACCGTGACCCACCCGTACGCCACTCCGTCAGCCGCAGCCGAGATCGCGCATCTGCTCGGCGCCGCCCCCGCTCCGGCCTACGACGTATCGGCCGCCTGCGCGGGTTACTGCTACGGCGTGGCCCAGGCTGACGCACTGGTGCGCTCCGGTGCAGCAGAATACGTGCTGGTCATCGGCGTGGAGAAGCTCTCCGACTTCATCGACAACACCGAGCGCACTATCTCCTTCCTGCTCGGTGACGGCGCAGGCGCCGTCGTCGTCGGTCCGGCAGATTCTGCGGGCATCGGCCCGTCCGTCTGGGGATCCGACGGCAGCAAGTCCACCACCATCGGCATGACGCATTCCATGCTGGACATCCGCGAACTGTCCCTCGCCGCCGAAGCGGCCGGCGACACCGTTGATGCGGCCGACGTCGCCGAGCGCGACACCAAGCTGTGGCCCACTCTGCGCCAGGACGGCCAGAGCGTGTTCCGCTGGGCTGTCTGGGAAATGGCGAAGGTAGCCCAGCGCGCCCTCGACGCCGCAGGAGTAACCGCCGAGGATCTCGGGGCCTTTGTCCCGCACCAGGCCAACATGCGCATCATCGACGAAATGGCCAAGCAGTTGAAGCTTCCCGAGTCCGTGATCATTGCCCGCGACATCGCCGACGCCGGCAACACGTCCGCGGCCTCGATTCCGCTGGCGACGCACCGGCTGCTGCAGGAAAACCCTGAGCTCAGCGGCAAGCTCTCCCTCCAGATCGGCTTCGGAGCAGGCCTGGTCTTCGGCGCACAGGTTATCGTTCTTCCGTAA
- a CDS encoding PucR family transcriptional regulator, with protein MPVTRSTAAPRHGRRAEPADPSTVERLKANIGKLSTATLKQLDVSLPWYRGLRPDERSALGMVAQKGIASFVNWYERPASPAWVLSDVFGTAPTELTRSISLQKALQLIRVVVQVVEDRVPELADDDVQGPLREAVLRYSREVAFAAADVYARAAETRGAWDTRLEALVVDAILRGESSDALRSRIAAVGWTSTARITVMVGSSPSDTNASFVNELRRATARLSEDALVGIQGERLILVLGGMDESAGSYGRLAELFGPGPVVYGPPADSLVDAGPSAQAAFAGLTAARAWPAAPRPVAADDLWPERVMSGDDSARKALVRSIYRPLLSASNGLAETLSAYLSLGHSLEATARELFVHANTVRYRLRRVCDVTGWDPMLPREAFVLQTALVVGRLAPPGKAVPERSASRS; from the coding sequence ATGCCAGTGACTCGCAGCACAGCCGCGCCTCGACACGGGAGGCGTGCCGAACCGGCGGATCCCTCCACCGTCGAACGCCTCAAAGCCAACATTGGAAAACTATCCACTGCCACGCTGAAGCAGCTGGACGTCTCCCTGCCCTGGTACCGGGGACTGCGCCCGGATGAACGTTCGGCGCTGGGCATGGTGGCGCAGAAGGGCATCGCCTCCTTCGTGAACTGGTACGAGCGTCCGGCCTCCCCGGCCTGGGTCCTCAGCGATGTCTTCGGCACGGCACCCACCGAACTCACCCGTTCCATCAGCCTGCAAAAAGCCCTGCAGCTGATCCGGGTAGTGGTTCAGGTGGTGGAAGACCGGGTGCCCGAGCTGGCCGACGACGACGTCCAGGGGCCGCTGCGTGAAGCCGTCCTGCGCTATTCCCGGGAAGTGGCCTTTGCCGCAGCAGACGTGTACGCACGCGCTGCGGAGACCCGCGGCGCCTGGGACACACGGCTCGAGGCACTCGTGGTGGATGCCATCCTGCGCGGTGAAAGCTCCGATGCGCTGCGTTCCCGCATCGCCGCCGTGGGCTGGACCTCCACCGCACGGATCACCGTGATGGTGGGCAGTTCGCCGTCGGACACCAATGCCTCCTTCGTCAACGAGCTGCGGCGGGCCACTGCACGTCTCAGCGAAGACGCCCTTGTGGGAATCCAAGGCGAACGGCTCATCCTGGTGCTGGGCGGCATGGATGAGAGCGCCGGCTCCTACGGCCGGCTCGCGGAACTCTTCGGTCCCGGACCGGTGGTTTACGGGCCTCCCGCGGATTCACTGGTCGACGCCGGACCGTCGGCTCAGGCTGCCTTCGCCGGGCTCACCGCGGCCCGTGCCTGGCCAGCGGCACCGCGCCCGGTGGCGGCTGACGATCTCTGGCCGGAACGGGTCATGTCCGGCGATGACAGCGCCCGCAAGGCCCTGGTCCGGAGCATTTACCGGCCGCTGCTCAGCGCCTCCAACGGGCTGGCCGAGACGCTCTCCGCCTACCTGTCACTGGGGCATTCCCTGGAGGCAACGGCACGTGAACTCTTCGTCCATGCCAACACGGTCAGGTACCGGCTGCGGCGGGTCTGTGATGTCACCGGCTGGGACCCGATGCTGCCGCGCGAAGCTTTTGTGCTGCAGACAGCCCTGGTGGTGGGCCGCCTCGCGCCGCCGGGCAAAGCCGTTCCCGAGCGTTCCGCCAGCCGCTCCTGA